A window of Osmerus mordax isolate fOsmMor3 chromosome 11, fOsmMor3.pri, whole genome shotgun sequence genomic DNA:
ACTGAGACGATAGGAAACGACAATTGTGCATGGGAACCATTGAGAGTCTGTGTGGTGTTGACCCCAACTGTACCTCTAGAGTCAGGATCAATAGCATTTACTGGATAATGAAGTGCTTCCACTTTGTCCAGGAACTTGAGAGTGGGGTAGACACCTGACTCTTCCATCGTCTGGTGCAGGCTTTCCAAGGTAACGCCTCGTCTGCTCTCATTGTTGCCGCTGGCAGCCTGACACAGCAGCTGAGTGTGTTGACGCAGCTGGGCGATGTCTCGTTCGGTGGCGTTGCTTTGGCTCAGCAGGTCCTTGCTGCGTAGGGTGATGTCCAAAAGGCCTGATTGGCTTAGGATCTCCAGCGTGTTGTGGAAACGGCGATGGTGTGCATTTAAGAGGCCGTTGTGGGGCCCCCTAGTGGCTGAAAGTGGTGAAGAACTGTTGGAGGACGAGGAAATAGTGGAGAGTTCCGAACAGGAGACAGAGGGCCAGCCCCGGCTTGAAGAGActgtggaggggctggagggagggtaaGCAATAGGTCGTGACTGCAAACTTTGGGCTCTGGAATCAGACTGCTTGTGAGGGTGTTGCTTGGGCATTTGCAAGTCAATGGTGGTGGTGGACACCTCGTCTCCCTTATCATCTGTACATATCCTCTTGCTCAGGCTCTGACCCTCACTATCAGTCACTTTCTCCAGGCCGGTTGGGGGCTTGTCGCGGAGCTTCTTGCTAGGGTGCGGAGCGATGCGACTGTAAGAGTTCAGTATGGGCAAGAACTCGCCTTTGGTTTTCTTATTGGTCCTGCGAGACGGCGGCTTGCGGAGTTTAGTGGAGGATGGCGAAGGAAAGGACATGCTGGGCGGCTGCAGGAGGATCACATGGGTGGGGCCGGTGGGGCCGGAGGAATTGGCTCCTCCTGTGTTGCTCCATGTCAGCTGACTCTGGATGAGGTGATCACTGCCATGATGAACTGGTTCAGGCTGGGAGTAAAAAGTGATACAGAGAGGAATACAGAGAAAAAAATATGCAAAATGCAATATGGGAAACAGATTCTATATAAAACTGAGCATGGAAATCTTGATAATTACACATCAAGACTATTACTGTATCTTATGACCATTTATCTACTTTATTTGAGTAGAGACACTCCACTGTTCTAACTGTTTAACCTACTACAACCTCCAGGAAAATGTCAACCGGTCATTCAAAAGATTGTGAGAAACTTCAATGAAATAAAAAGGTCAGGTCCCATGGTGCAGTCTACAACATTCCTCAAAAGCTGTCATTCTGACCTTCTCCTGACGTTTGTCACACATCCCACTCTCATTTTGTGAATAATTCACCATGtgctttcttctccctccctctcactccgaCTGCTTCTCACCTATCATCTTCAGCCTTACCCTCCACCTTTCctgcctccactccactcctacTTTCATTTCAACACATCCTTTCTTCCAATTTCCCATGGTTTTTATACATCCTTGTGAGCCTCCGGTTTGTGATTGAATGACCCTCTCCACATCTGTTTTCTTTAACTCTGCTAAATGTCAAGTTGGCCATTCTTAAATTAACTGTACACTGATCACAGGCTCTTCAAGACCACCCTAAGCAAACAAAATGTACactgagataaaaaaaaaatgaaaagtgCTAGTACAGTAATGCATCAATATTTGCAACCAGAACAAATAATAAGGTGTCTACTAACACTTCCATCAGTTTTCCTCATAGAATTTACAATTTAAATAATACTTTGATGTGATATCCCCTGGGACTCAAGAGTACTGGGATTAAATATATCATTGTGTTCTTGCTTTGTTCGACAATTTAATCTTCCACCCTGTTGCTTACCTTTTTTAACACAACATTCTTAAGGACGTAGACGGGGGTGAGCTCACTGGTCCCCTGGCCCTGCATGGTGCTGCCCTGGTGGACGGGGTTGACAGTCCCCTGGCCCTGCATGGTGCTGCCCTGCTGGAGGGGCTTGACAGTCCCCTGGCCCTGCATGGTGCTGCCCTGCTGGAGGGGCTTGACAGTCCCCTGGCCCTGCATGGTGCTGCCCTGGTGGAGGGGCTTGACAGTCCCCTGGCCCTGCATGGTGCTGCCCTGCTGGAGGGGCTTGACAGGCCCCTGGCCCTGCAGAGTGTCCATGCCCTGAGGTTCACTCACACTGCTGCACTGGTCATCCCCCTCCATTTGCTGCCAGTCAGACCCATTATCTGGGGGTTAAGAGGAACACAGTTTTGACAGCAACTGACTATTGGACGTGTCATATGTACGTGTGAGGTTATTTTAGCAAGGGATTTAACAAACACTTTTAAGATTCTGTGAGTAATGAATGTGCCACAGGGATTGTATGAGTAAGAAGGTGACTGTTGCATATGTATTTCTCCCACTTACCAGAATATCCAGAATCCTTTTCTGAGCTGTAGTGTAATTCTTGTTGGTGGGACCGGTCCGTGTCTGCAGGGCCCTGTGAGGCTAAAGGTTTTGCCTTAGAAGTCTTGCTGGATGAGCGAGGTGCTCTTTCACTCAGGCAAGAATGCTCCTTAGGCATACTGGCTGGTGGGAACAAAGCATAAAGAAGAAATTCAAATTTGAAGAGAATGTTAATGAATCATGACTTATACTTAAAAAATATGAAAAGATACATAGGAATGAATTACTGTGTGTGATTAGTATTCCTGATATTTTCAGATTCTTAAGTGTTGTATTTCAGGTTATTTCATCAATACTACCAGTCTGAATGAATTGAAACAGAGATATAAATAGTGTAGAAAACACTTTTACAATAATGCCCTGACTAATTCTTATAAGGTCTAACAACAAAATATTGACTCATTAAGAATTACTTCTCATTGAATATTACACGTCCTATAATGTAATGTGTGCTTATCTAGGAGAGACACAATGCATCGATCTACCGTACATTTTGTTTGACCAAAGGACGTTATGTAGCTGTTCTGCTGTGGGAGTGTGCCTACAGCCTTCGCTCCACCTCTACATGTGCTCTCCACTTAGCTCCTCCTCCAACCATCTTTTCCATGCAtctctcacaactcactctgacctctgtttttttttacttctccaTAACGTCACAGATGTTGTGTGTGAAGTGGtttacacaaacaggcacacactttCTACAAACCTTTTCTACTTTCTCTATGCCACAATATAATTCTCAAAGACACACCGTTGGAAATTGAATTAGGCCACCAAACATATTCAAAATGCCAGTGCAATGACTTACTTCTGTTCAAGTTTGATTACATTTAGAGATGCTCcatcacacatactgtatgtgagaAACGTTTTTGACTCTCACGTGGTCAGACTGCTGTCTGTCGGGTTGACATGGGTTATTCTCACACCACACTACAAGGTTGTGAGACAGATGTTGACGTTTAGGTTGACGTCAACTCAGTGACTCCTTGGGAGTTTGACTGGCAACCCACCAGTAACACTACGcctattttagttttttttattggcaACAAAATTTGAGTTAAACATACATTTCCCAGCACACAAATGATTATTTTAATAAGGATAAAAGTGAGAGGACTATCACGCGCTGTAACGAAAGTCTAGCACGACACAAAATACCTTATTGCCATGCGAAATGTATTTCCTAGTTATTTTATAAAGAGTTTGTTTTCAGTCCAACTCATCATACACTGGCAGATACAAGACCGATACAATCTCCATTTGCCTGTTGTCTGACATATTTTAGTACATTAATGCCCCTAATCAAATTGCCCCTCTAGGATTTAAAGTTTGTATTGAATTGTATTGTAAGGAACTGCTGATGTACGTAGTTcagctcttctggttctacccattgcaATTATTtgctttcacaatgtatgcttcatgttttggctacccgaaatgttttggggctatctcgatgtttatgatcattgacctatgcactttttgtaaagctctttcttgtaagtcgctttggataaaagagtctgctaaatgaataaatgtaaatgcatgagACTTCCGCAGAGACTTGTGGCACGTATTTATTATCTTTCATACTCAGTCTACTGTATCAAAACGTTGGAGACAAAAAAACTGTAGAACAACGAAACAtgttttgagctattgagcagatttttatttattttttacgttGAGGCTATTTTTGCCTTTACTTGTTTGTATGTAACCAGAGACGAACGTGCAGCACCAGGCAACTCGTGCGCTGTCAAACCCCTCCCCTAATCTCACTGTTACATAAACGTATCAAGGTACTCTTCCTCAGGCTCTGACTGCATGGGCTCGTAAACAAGCTGATAGCCAAAGAAGTAACAAAGAAATAGAATATACGATTTGTCTAGAATGGTACAGAGTTAAGACAAACAGCGGACAAAAGATCAAGGCCACTTTGTAAACAGTATTGATGTAGCCTAACTGACAGCTTACCTTCAATAGCAATTTCACCAACTTTCAAAACAAGTTCTGGTTCAATGGCCGTCAATGGCACAGTGGTCACTCCATGGTATAATGCATCTAAGAtcccttttccatctctctggatGTTCACCACTCGATTTCCAAATGTATTCGCATTTTATTGAGAAAAACCTGGCTCAGTTCACTGGGCTATACTAGCAAGGTAACAGCTGCACGAATATGAATCATACTGATACTGTGCCTCCCTATAAAAAGAATGACATGACTTTGTTTCCGATAAGATCGTGAAATACTCCTTGTCCAGCCCCAAACCGGGAGCACAACGCCAGTTTGTCCAATCCTGAGTGAGGGCACGTGTAGGGGGAGGGACCGCATGGCTTTGGCATGGGAACCGGTTTAAAGGGAGAATAGAATGCAACCAAATAAAGTTAGTagacaaatacaaaaaaaaaaatcgtagTAGGCTAGATGTCGTAACGGCATACACATA
This region includes:
- the si:ch211-132b12.7 gene encoding uncharacterized protein si:ch211-132b12.7; this encodes MPKEHSCLSERAPRSSSKTSKAKPLASQGPADTDRSHQQELHYSSEKDSGYSDNGSDWQQMEGDDQCSSVSEPQGMDTLQGQGPVKPLQQGSTMQGQGTVKPLHQGSTMQGQGTVKPLQQGSTMQGQGTVKPLQQGSTMQGQGTVNPVHQGSTMQGQGTSELTPVYVLKNVVLKKPEPVHHGSDHLIQSQLTWSNTGGANSSGPTGPTHVILLQPPSMSFPSPSSTKLRKPPSRRTNKKTKGEFLPILNSYSRIAPHPSKKLRDKPPTGLEKVTDSEGQSLSKRICTDDKGDEVSTTTIDLQMPKQHPHKQSDSRAQSLQSRPIAYPPSSPSTVSSSRGWPSVSCSELSTISSSSNSSSPLSATRGPHNGLLNAHHRRFHNTLEILSQSGLLDITLRSKDLLSQSNATERDIAQLRQHTQLLCQAASGNNESRRGVTLESLHQTMEESGVYPTLKFLDKVEALHYPVNAIDPDSRGTVGVNTTQTLNGSHAQLSFPIVSVQEPSQNYPMSQNCMRNGTAALPHSEQGNEYKPSATPSVNFTFIPPDSSTHWGVL